The sequence below is a genomic window from Gammaproteobacteria bacterium.
GCCTGCTGGATGGGGGAATCCACGGCGGCGGCGGCCCGCAGCGCATTTGAACAGGCCGGGATTCCCGCCTACGCCACGCCGCACGCAGCCCTGCATGCCTTCCTCACCTGGTGCGAGTACCGGCGCACGCAGGAAAACCTGAGCCAGACACCGGTCTGGCCGCCCGAAGACTGGTCGCCGGATATCGCTGCCGTCTCCAGGATTATCAGAGACGCGTTGACTTCCGGCCGTGAAGTGCTGACGGAAATCGAGGCGAAACAGATGCTCACGGCCTATCGTTTCCCGGTCGTGGAGACCCATCACGCCGCCGATGTGGAATCCGCCGTCGCCCTGGCGGAGCGGATGGGTTATCCCGTTGCGCTCAAGATTCTGTCGCGGGACATCAGCCATAAATCCGACGTGGGCGGCGTGGCGCTGGACCTGGATTCCGCACCGGCGGTGAAACTGGCCGCCGAGGGGATGCTGGCGCGTGTCCGGGCGTCGAAGCCGGCGGCGCGCGTGGACGGCTTTTCGATTCAGCGCATGGTCAGCCGCGTCACCGCGCGCGAACTCATTCTGGGCATGACGGTGGACAATGTTTTCGGACCGGTGATGTTGTTCGGTGATGGCGGCACGGCGGTGGAGGTATTGGCTGACACGGCCATTGCCTTGCCCCCCCTCAACATGCATCTGGCGCACGACCTCATGCAGCGCACGCGCGTGTACCGCCTGTTGCGCGGCTATCGCCACCGCGCTGCCGCGAACCTGGAGGCGATAGCACTGAGCCTGGTGCGTCTCTCGCAGATGATTATCGACCGCCCGGAGATCGTTGAAATCGACATCAACCCGCTGCTGGCGGACGAAAAGGGCGTCGTTGCTCTTGACGCGCGCATCCGTGTGCGGCCGGCGCAAGGTTCGGGCGTGCAGCGCCTGGCCATCCGGCCTTATCCGCGCGAGCTTGAGGAGACCCTGACCCTGGATGACGGCGAAAAATTTTTAATCAGGCCGATACGGCCGGAGGATGAACCCGCGCACCGTCGCCTGTTCGAGAAATTGCGGCCGGAGGATATTTATTATCGTTTCTTCAATCACATTCGCGAAATGAGCCACGCCCAACTGGCCCGGTATACGCAAATTGATTACGACCGCGAAATGGCGTTCATCGCCACCCGGACCATCGACGGCGAGGGTGAAACGCTGGGAGTCGTCCGTGCCATCACCCATGCCGACAACACCGAGGCGGAATTTGCCGTCATCATCCGTCCGGACTACCAGAAAAAGGGCTTGGGGCGCGCGCTGATGGAAAAGATAATCCGTTATGTCCGCGAGCGCGGCACGGGGGTGATGACGGGTCAGATTCTCAGCATCAATTATGGAATGATCGCGCTTGCGAAACACTGCGGATTTACCGTCGAACCCTCGCCGGAGGGCGGCGTGGCCATTGCCACGCTCAGTCTTCGTTGATGCGGTCTGTCAAGACGCCGGTATCGTCGTTGAATCCATGAAGGCTATCGCGTACACTGCCCGCCCGCTCTGGCCAAGGCGCTGACCAGGTTTCTCCTTGTCACGCCGGCTCCGCCACCGGGCGGCGATACTGACGTCTTCGGGGTGTAGCTCAGCCTGGTAGAGCACTAGCTTCGGGAGCTAGGTGTCGCACGTTCGAATCGTGTCACCCCGACCAATCCCTCATTTCCCGCACTTCGTCGCGCATGGAAGCCGGACCGCTTGCGCGGTCAAGGTGTCGCACGTTTACGCGGCACATCCTGTGCCGCGCCGCTTGTGCGGTCGCTTCGCGCGTACAATTTCGCTCCCGGCGAAATTGTCGAATCGTGTCACCCCGACCATCCCCCGAATTTTCCGCCCGTAAAAACAAAGACGGCGGGATATCCCGCCGTCTTTAGTCTTGCACGAAGCAGTGGAAATCAATACACGTGAAGCACACCCGTCTCGCCTTGATCGAGGTTTTCCTCTTCCACTTTGACGGGCGGATTGCCGTCATAGATCTTGTAGATCCGGTTCTGCCGGTAAGCCTCGCGGGTGAAGCTGTAGGGATCAAGCGCGGCTTCGTCACGTATGCGCGTGGCATCAAGGAGATTCGCGCGCGTGTTGATGGCGTTCAGGGCGCCCACCGGGAAGGTCACCGCGAAACTGGCGTAGTACAGCGGGCTCAATAATGCGCTGGTAAATAAATCAGGGGCATCGCGCACCGAATTGGGTCCGGCCAGCGGCAGCACGAGATAAGCGCCTTCGCCCGCGCCCCATTTTCCGAAGGTTTGTCCCAGGTCCTCGTCGTGCTTGATCAAGCCGGAACCGCTCGCGGGATCAAACAATCCGCCGATGCCGATCGTGCTGTTGGTGATGAAGCGGCCGGTGTCGTCCCACGCCTGTTTCAGTTTCCCTTGCAGTATGTCGTTGGCGATGACGTTTGGATAACCCATGTTGTCAAAGAAATGCGTCACGCCGGTGCGTATGATCTGCGGCGTGACCTTGACGTACTCCTCCGCCACCGGCTTGATGATGTGCCTGTCAAGGCCGTCATTGAAGTTGTAGAACGCGCGGTTCATGCCCTCAAAATCATCGCCACTGTTGGTCGTTGGATCGGTGTTGCAACCGGCAAGAAACGCAACGATCAACAATCCCCCCGCCCCCACGCCTGTGCGGGCAGCCTGCTTGTCCAAAGTCATCACGCTCATTTCCCCGTAGCCTGCCAAAAAGTTCTTAACTTTTTATTACCGCCCGCGCCATCCGTTGAACCTCACTTGCCGGCCGGCTGGGCATACTTGCTTATCTTATCATTCAATCGGGCAATAAGTGCAGGGTACCCCTCATTTTTAATCACGGCGGTGTAATCGGCGTGTTTCAGCGACAGGTCGCTGACCCCGTCGGCGAT
It includes:
- a CDS encoding VacJ family lipoprotein — encoded protein: MSVMTLDKQAARTGVGAGGLLIVAFLAGCNTDPTTNSGDDFEGMNRAFYNFNDGLDRHIIKPVAEEYVKVTPQIIRTGVTHFFDNMGYPNVIANDILQGKLKQAWDDTGRFITNSTIGIGGLFDPASGSGLIKHDEDLGQTFGKWGAGEGAYLVLPLAGPNSVRDAPDLFTSALLSPLYYASFAVTFPVGALNAINTRANLLDATRIRDEAALDPYSFTREAYRQNRIYKIYDGNPPVKVEEENLDQGETGVLHVY
- a CDS encoding bifunctional acetate--CoA ligase family protein/GNAT family N-acetyltransferase, with translation MSTLNLHQLLSPKSITLIGASDHPGSVGTVVMNNLLRGGFKGPIHPVNPKYESVAGRRAYADVAALPEVPELAVICTPAATVPALISALGERGTRAAVVLSAGFHETGGASPTRRELLLAAQPHGLRLLGPNCIGHLNPHIGLNASFSHVDAMTGHMAFIAQSGALCTAVIDWARANDVGFSHVVSLGDMVDVDFGDLLDFLGSDGTTHGALLYVESVTAPRKFLSAARAIARDKPVIAIKAGRSAAGARAALSHTGAMTGSYEVFESALRRAGIVLVDSIETLFDAAEALALCKHLPDGDRLAIVTNGGGPGVLAADALITQGGTLAPLSPATIQKLDAVLPAAWSRANPVDIVGDADAQRYQSALDIVIGDPDVDAVMAVNVPTALVSSADAGQAVKEVAVRSPIPVFACWMGESTAAAARSAFEQAGIPAYATPHAALHAFLTWCEYRRTQENLSQTPVWPPEDWSPDIAAVSRIIRDALTSGREVLTEIEAKQMLTAYRFPVVETHHAADVESAVALAERMGYPVALKILSRDISHKSDVGGVALDLDSAPAVKLAAEGMLARVRASKPAARVDGFSIQRMVSRVTARELILGMTVDNVFGPVMLFGDGGTAVEVLADTAIALPPLNMHLAHDLMQRTRVYRLLRGYRHRAAANLEAIALSLVRLSQMIIDRPEIVEIDINPLLADEKGVVALDARIRVRPAQGSGVQRLAIRPYPRELEETLTLDDGEKFLIRPIRPEDEPAHRRLFEKLRPEDIYYRFFNHIREMSHAQLARYTQIDYDREMAFIATRTIDGEGETLGVVRAITHADNTEAEFAVIIRPDYQKKGLGRALMEKIIRYVRERGTGVMTGQILSINYGMIALAKHCGFTVEPSPEGGVAIATLSLR